Proteins from a single region of Runella sp. SP2:
- a CDS encoding RagB/SusD family nutrient uptake outer membrane protein has translation MKRRYIYLTAVVLSLSGCKESFFALAPISSTSTATFYKTGNDMVIALNATYGSLQSSGQYGSYYVVSEIPSDDTTPVLSGSVTDQDEFDKFYLRTTNPFLATRWNDGYRGIYRANAIIDRIAAVSMDENLKKRVVGETKFLRALMYFNLVRVFGDVPLVLKETTDPAEGYEYARASVSDVYAQIVKDLTEAEASLPDRYTGADVGRATKGAAKSLLGKVYLTRKQYAEAATKLKEVIDGGVYDLLPNYADVFKAANKNHKESIFDIQYKKGSIGEGNGLPNTYAPENSGNSVVQFGGGGNNRPTADFVNAYEAGDLRQNASMATGYTNAQGVRVEYNYVRKYSDAPTVSGDSEDNFPVLRYADVLLMYAEALNETAKPAEALPYLNRVRQRAGLAAKGTLNQAEMRLAIEQERRMELAFEGHRWFDLVRTGRAIPVLTAKAQAIGIKASLTENNLVFAVPQSQIDINPSKIKQNPGY, from the coding sequence ATGAAAAGAAGATACATATACCTTACCGCCGTCGTACTAAGTCTGAGCGGTTGTAAAGAGAGTTTTTTTGCACTTGCTCCTATTTCCTCTACCAGCACTGCTACTTTTTATAAGACTGGCAATGACATGGTGATTGCCCTCAATGCGACCTACGGCTCACTTCAGTCCTCGGGACAATATGGCAGTTACTACGTAGTTTCAGAAATACCATCCGACGATACCACACCTGTATTGTCAGGCTCGGTTACTGACCAAGACGAGTTTGATAAGTTTTATCTCCGTACTACCAATCCTTTCTTAGCTACTCGCTGGAACGACGGCTACCGTGGTATTTACCGCGCCAATGCTATTATTGATCGGATTGCCGCAGTGTCGATGGACGAGAACCTTAAAAAGCGGGTTGTTGGCGAAACCAAGTTTTTGCGGGCGCTGATGTATTTTAACTTAGTAAGGGTATTTGGCGATGTGCCGTTGGTACTGAAAGAAACCACCGACCCTGCCGAAGGATATGAATACGCGCGCGCGTCGGTATCAGATGTATATGCCCAAATCGTCAAAGATTTGACTGAAGCCGAAGCAAGCCTTCCTGACCGATATACGGGAGCTGATGTAGGGCGCGCGACCAAAGGTGCGGCCAAATCGTTGCTCGGAAAAGTGTATTTGACCCGTAAACAATACGCCGAAGCAGCAACAAAGCTCAAAGAGGTCATCGACGGTGGCGTATATGATTTGTTGCCCAACTACGCAGATGTATTCAAAGCGGCCAACAAAAACCATAAAGAATCAATTTTTGATATTCAATACAAAAAAGGTTCAATCGGAGAAGGCAACGGCCTCCCCAATACCTACGCTCCTGAAAACTCAGGCAACTCAGTGGTGCAGTTTGGGGGAGGTGGGAACAACCGCCCCACCGCCGATTTTGTAAACGCCTACGAAGCGGGAGATTTACGCCAAAATGCCTCAATGGCAACAGGTTATACCAACGCCCAAGGCGTGCGCGTTGAGTACAACTACGTCCGCAAATATTCGGATGCTCCAACCGTCAGTGGTGATTCGGAAGACAATTTCCCTGTGTTGCGTTATGCCGATGTGTTGTTGATGTATGCCGAAGCGCTCAATGAAACGGCCAAACCTGCGGAGGCATTGCCTTACCTCAACCGCGTTCGTCAAAGAGCGGGGTTAGCCGCAAAAGGCACGTTAAATCAGGCCGAAATGCGCTTAGCTATCGAGCAAGAACGCCGTATGGAGCTGGCGTTTGAAGGACATCGTTGGTTCGATTTGGTGCGTACAGGTCGCGCCATTCCTGTGCTTACGGCCAAGGCACAAGCCATTGGCATTAAAGCCAGTTTAACCGAAAATAACCTCGTTTTTGCCGTTCCGCAAAGTCAGATAGATATTAATCCATCCAAGATTAAGCAAAATCCAGGGTACTAA
- a CDS encoding TonB-dependent receptor, giving the protein MQNLFTGQFWLRIMRFTLTQLMVAVLFLSISHAHKMHAQELLNQRLTLSFESAEIKKVLQRIEKTTNVQFMYSSNVLKSTQRVSLAVNNERLAVVLESLLTPMEVAYEVAGNRILLKRVKAEKTATPNQTSVHPNEFAPIDRQIIGKVIDESGGGLPGVSVVVKGTAKGAITDSDGKYNLSIPEGNVTLVYSFVGYEAQEVVVGSRTTVDVTLKVDVKALSEVVVVGYGTQNRKDVTGSIASISAQDIKDMPVTNVAEGMAGKLPGVLIQQTTGAPGNSPSVKIRGFGSISAGNGPLIVVDGQPLNSGDLTNGSGLNLMNPNDIESVDVLKDASATAIFGSRGANGVMMITTKRGKAGRSRINFDYYTGVQEISKKMDMLNAQQFAEFSKEASNNAYVERVAGAQASDPNSVRAAGNRYRYPRGEFPGIDFDNPASLTSYDYQSLIFRQAPISSYQMSGSGGTDKVQYMVSGNYLKQDGIINTSGLKRYTFRSNIDAQLSPKLKIGMSVSPSFTTERRVNSDGHWASNGVINAALSQAPIIPIYQADGVTYNSQASIAGAYDWAGVTNPVANITELDNTATTLRLLGNTYADLTIWKTLKYRATFGADLNYFRQNQFQTSAIPLNQLLPPNANSGSSATRQSINWVTSHTLGYNVSFMADHYLDALVGFEAQKNDFESNSVNANRFPNDIVRTVNAGVIIGGSSLRDQWSLASYFARVGYTYKDRYLVNASIRRDGSSRFGMNQRYGIFPSASIGWRVTEEPFMKNIPTISEMKLKVSYGLAGNNAFSNYGSIGILGADNYVFGNALVNGLATSTIGNDNLTWEKSRQTDIGLELGLWKNRIFFTADYYSRITTDLLLSVQVPTLTGFSTASRNIGKVENKGMEFGLVTRNTTGNLKWTTDLNISFNRNKVLALGPTGDAIRSGTGVGETNITVIGKPLGNFYGYQQLGVFKDQADLDSYPHDATARPGDVKFADINNDGKINADDRTIIGNNQPDFIYGMTNTLSFKGFDLGITVQGIQGGQILNLSRRFIENLEGSQNQLSTVLNRWRSPQDPGNGIVPRANQRTTGNNNAISSRWVESASYFRVRNITLGYNLPKATLERVKIQSLRLYGGIQNAFTSTKYLGFNPEVSGYENALTGGVDYGSYPLARTYTIGLNIGF; this is encoded by the coding sequence ATGCAAAACCTTTTTACTGGTCAATTTTGGCTTCGAATTATGAGGTTTACTTTGACGCAACTGATGGTTGCTGTGCTATTTTTGAGCATATCTCATGCCCACAAAATGCACGCTCAGGAACTCCTGAATCAACGACTCACGCTAAGTTTTGAAAGCGCTGAAATCAAAAAAGTGCTTCAGCGCATCGAAAAAACGACGAATGTGCAATTTATGTACAGCTCCAACGTGCTAAAAAGTACACAGCGTGTATCTCTAGCCGTTAACAACGAACGCTTGGCGGTTGTACTTGAAAGCTTACTCACGCCCATGGAAGTGGCATACGAAGTAGCAGGTAATCGTATCTTACTCAAACGAGTAAAAGCTGAAAAAACAGCCACGCCCAATCAAACTTCTGTCCACCCAAACGAATTCGCCCCCATCGACCGACAAATAATCGGAAAAGTAATCGATGAAAGTGGGGGAGGATTACCAGGGGTAAGTGTGGTGGTCAAAGGCACAGCCAAAGGGGCTATTACAGACAGCGATGGTAAGTACAACCTCAGTATTCCAGAAGGGAACGTCACGTTGGTGTATAGCTTCGTTGGTTATGAAGCCCAAGAAGTTGTCGTTGGGAGCCGTACTACCGTAGATGTTACCTTAAAAGTGGACGTCAAAGCCCTGAGCGAAGTCGTAGTGGTGGGTTATGGTACCCAAAATCGGAAAGACGTAACGGGTTCTATCGCCTCTATTAGCGCGCAAGACATCAAGGATATGCCCGTGACCAACGTGGCAGAAGGGATGGCTGGAAAACTTCCTGGGGTGTTAATTCAGCAAACCACAGGTGCGCCTGGCAATAGCCCTTCGGTGAAAATCCGAGGGTTCGGCTCAATCAGCGCAGGAAATGGGCCGTTGATTGTGGTGGATGGACAGCCTCTTAACTCAGGCGACCTAACCAACGGTAGCGGCCTTAATCTAATGAATCCCAATGATATCGAAAGCGTCGATGTATTGAAAGATGCCTCCGCTACCGCTATTTTTGGTTCAAGAGGAGCCAACGGTGTAATGATGATTACAACCAAGCGGGGTAAAGCGGGACGTAGCCGTATCAATTTTGATTATTATACGGGCGTGCAAGAAATTAGCAAAAAAATGGACATGCTCAATGCCCAACAATTTGCGGAATTTAGCAAGGAAGCTTCCAACAACGCCTATGTAGAACGCGTAGCGGGTGCGCAGGCTTCTGACCCTAACAGCGTACGCGCGGCAGGAAACCGCTACCGTTATCCACGTGGCGAATTTCCAGGAATCGACTTTGACAACCCTGCTTCATTAACGTCTTACGACTACCAAAGCCTGATTTTTAGACAAGCACCCATCAGTAGTTACCAGATGTCGGGTTCGGGCGGAACTGATAAAGTCCAGTACATGGTTTCGGGAAATTACCTAAAACAAGACGGTATTATCAATACTTCGGGACTAAAACGCTACACGTTCCGTTCCAATATCGACGCCCAATTGTCGCCAAAATTAAAAATTGGAATGAGTGTTAGCCCTTCGTTTACGACTGAGCGCCGCGTCAATTCGGATGGACACTGGGCAAGCAATGGTGTCATCAACGCCGCTTTATCGCAAGCACCTATCATTCCAATTTACCAAGCAGATGGCGTGACCTACAACTCCCAAGCGTCGATTGCAGGAGCGTATGACTGGGCTGGGGTTACCAACCCTGTGGCTAACATCACAGAGTTAGATAATACGGCAACTACATTGCGCTTGTTGGGCAATACATACGCAGATTTGACGATCTGGAAAACCCTTAAATACCGCGCTACTTTTGGTGCTGACTTAAATTATTTCCGCCAAAATCAGTTCCAGACATCGGCCATTCCATTGAATCAATTATTGCCTCCCAACGCCAATTCGGGGTCTTCGGCTACGCGCCAATCCATCAACTGGGTTACAAGCCATACGTTAGGTTATAATGTCAGCTTTATGGCCGATCACTACCTCGATGCTTTGGTGGGTTTTGAGGCACAAAAAAATGATTTTGAGTCGAATAGTGTCAACGCTAACCGATTCCCCAACGATATTGTACGTACAGTCAACGCGGGCGTAATAATCGGTGGTAGTTCTTTGCGCGATCAGTGGTCGTTGGCGTCGTATTTTGCAAGGGTAGGTTATACTTACAAAGACCGTTATTTGGTCAATGCTTCTATTCGCCGCGATGGTTCATCTCGTTTTGGAATGAATCAGCGTTATGGAATCTTCCCATCAGCTTCTATTGGCTGGCGCGTTACGGAAGAGCCATTCATGAAAAACATTCCGACCATATCCGAAATGAAACTCAAGGTAAGTTATGGTTTGGCGGGAAATAATGCTTTCTCAAACTATGGCTCAATCGGTATTTTGGGGGCTGATAACTACGTTTTCGGAAATGCCCTTGTCAATGGTTTGGCTACTTCAACCATCGGGAACGATAACCTAACTTGGGAAAAAAGCCGTCAAACGGATATTGGTTTGGAGCTAGGTTTATGGAAAAATCGAATCTTCTTCACCGCCGATTATTATTCAAGAATCACTACCGATTTACTACTTTCGGTACAAGTTCCTACTCTCACAGGTTTTTCGACCGCCAGTCGTAACATTGGCAAAGTTGAAAACAAAGGAATGGAATTTGGCCTTGTGACTCGCAACACCACTGGTAATTTGAAATGGACGACAGATTTGAATATTTCGTTTAACCGCAACAAAGTATTGGCACTTGGGCCCACAGGCGATGCCATTAGAAGTGGTACGGGTGTGGGGGAAACCAACATTACAGTCATTGGTAAACCACTTGGAAACTTCTACGGCTACCAGCAATTGGGGGTATTTAAAGACCAAGCCGATTTGGACAGCTACCCACACGACGCCACGGCGCGCCCTGGTGATGTGAAGTTTGCGGATATCAATAACGATGGTAAAATCAATGCTGACGACCGTACAATTATCGGAAACAACCAGCCTGATTTTATTTATGGTATGACAAATACCTTGTCTTTCAAAGGTTTTGATCTTGGAATTACCGTTCAAGGAATTCAAGGTGGGCAGATTCTAAACTTGAGCCGTCGTTTTATCGAAAACTTAGAGGGAAGTCAAAATCAATTATCGACCGTACTCAATCGCTGGCGTTCACCGCAAGACCCAGGCAACGGGATTGTCCCGCGTGCCAATCAACGTACTACTGGAAACAACAACGCTATTTCGAGCCGTTGGGTTGAGAGTGCAAGTTACTTCCGAGTTCGTAACATCACCTTAGGTTATAACTTGCCAAAAGCCACTCTTGAACGCGTTAAAATCCAAAGCCTTCGATTGTATGGTGGTATCCAAAATGCCTTTACTTCCACCAAATACCTGGGCTTCAATCCTGAGGTGAGTGGTTACGAAAACGCCCTTACGGGTGGCGTCGATTATGGTTCTTATCCATTAGCGCGTACATATACCATAGGTTTGAATATCGGTTTCTAA
- a CDS encoding FecR family protein, which yields MKKYEEYNALDFVKDDSFRDWVRGKGGDEGFWMRFLQQHPEKKADIRQAELLIRAMNVAPESLSEKEVRQEVTQFLEKITKPSDQDVSTPVRFWWQRPLYQFAAVMACAILSFGAWWAINVDEKSPLMSSIPALDNSLAETVNETEGFLLLTLEDGSTVKLSPHSRLKYAPKFTGENREVFLTGEALFEVVKKKEPFLVQTGKLTTKVLGTVFTVRAYKSDNRVTVQVRSGKVSVYSVDEKTPNVMTTTKGVILTANQAAVFEEKEKQLSKTLVLEPIVLRPEAIINHYTYDESPLPQVLNQLEQAYGIHFQFDNESLKNCKITATLSNESLYDKLNLLCKITGATYEIVDGQIIFDAQGCI from the coding sequence ATGAAAAAATACGAAGAATATAACGCCTTAGATTTTGTTAAAGACGACTCATTCCGAGATTGGGTGCGTGGAAAAGGAGGTGATGAGGGTTTTTGGATGCGTTTTTTACAACAACATCCCGAAAAAAAGGCAGACATTCGTCAAGCGGAGTTGCTTATTCGGGCCATGAATGTAGCGCCCGAATCACTCTCTGAAAAAGAAGTTCGTCAGGAGGTGACTCAATTTTTAGAAAAAATTACCAAACCTTCTGACCAAGACGTATCAACGCCCGTACGGTTTTGGTGGCAACGTCCCCTCTATCAATTTGCGGCGGTTATGGCCTGCGCAATTCTTTCCTTTGGCGCTTGGTGGGCTATTAATGTGGACGAAAAATCGCCACTGATGAGTTCAATTCCTGCGCTTGACAATTCGCTGGCCGAAACGGTGAACGAAACGGAGGGTTTCTTACTGTTGACCCTAGAGGATGGCTCCACCGTCAAACTTAGCCCTCATAGTCGATTAAAGTACGCCCCAAAATTCACGGGTGAAAACCGCGAAGTGTTTCTGACGGGCGAGGCCCTGTTTGAAGTAGTGAAGAAAAAAGAGCCTTTTTTGGTACAAACAGGTAAGCTAACCACCAAAGTTTTGGGAACTGTTTTTACGGTAAGGGCTTATAAATCAGATAATCGCGTAACGGTACAAGTGCGGTCGGGAAAAGTTTCGGTGTATTCTGTTGATGAGAAAACCCCTAATGTGATGACCACCACCAAAGGCGTGATATTGACCGCTAACCAAGCGGCCGTCTTTGAAGAAAAAGAAAAACAACTCAGTAAAACATTGGTGTTAGAGCCAATTGTGTTGCGCCCCGAAGCCATTATAAACCATTATACTTATGACGAAAGTCCACTTCCGCAAGTTTTAAATCAATTAGAACAAGCTTATGGGATTCATTTTCAGTTTGACAATGAAAGTCTTAAAAACTGTAAAATCACCGCAACGCTTTCAAACGAATCCTTATATGATAAACTTAATTTACTCTGTAAAATCACGGGGGCAACCTACGAGATTGTGGACGGCCAAATCATCTTTGACGCCCAAGGATGTATCTAA
- a CDS encoding RNA polymerase sigma factor, translating to MKPRPKDEHTQQLWQDYRAGDPASLAQLMQLNYSDLFHWGVRFCPEREMVKDCIQELFLSLWQIHATIGEVENVRAYLLKSLKTKLLRELSKQHNHFYELNDDYDFDVLFSADLRMIEDEYEVYQLKRLEHVLGQLPERQKELIYLRFYQDLSYDQIAETMQIGRQSLYNLLQKALTSLRKHWQVGLNLLLVAMWVR from the coding sequence ATGAAACCCAGACCCAAAGACGAACATACCCAACAACTCTGGCAAGATTACCGCGCAGGTGACCCCGCTTCGCTGGCGCAGTTGATGCAGTTGAATTACTCCGATTTATTTCATTGGGGAGTACGCTTTTGTCCCGAACGGGAGATGGTGAAAGACTGTATCCAAGAGCTTTTTTTGAGTCTTTGGCAAATACATGCGACCATCGGAGAGGTCGAAAATGTGCGGGCTTATTTGCTGAAGTCGCTTAAAACGAAGTTGCTAAGGGAGTTGTCAAAACAACACAACCATTTTTACGAATTAAACGACGACTACGATTTTGATGTGTTGTTTTCTGCCGACCTGCGCATGATTGAAGACGAGTATGAAGTATATCAACTCAAACGATTGGAACACGTATTGGGACAATTACCCGAACGCCAAAAAGAGCTCATTTATCTTCGATTTTATCAAGACCTAAGCTACGACCAAATTGCCGAAACAATGCAAATCGGCCGACAATCGCTGTATAATTTACTCCAAAAAGCACTGACAAGTTTAAGAAAACACTGGCAAGTGGGGCTCAATTTATTATTAGTAGCCATGTGGGTGAGATAA